From the Streptomyces sp. NBC_01216 genome, the window GGATCTTGGCGTGGGTGGTGTTGTGGCGGCGCTTCCATCTCTTGAGTCGGCGGCCCCGAAGCGGTACCCGGACGGGTCCGCCGGCTCCTTGGTACGCCTTGTCCGCCCAACATCTGAGTCCTGCTTCGGTGAGGGCTTCGATGATCCCGTGCTGTCGAGCGGCGGTCAGGTCGTGAGCCGAGCCGGGCAGAGCCGGCGAGGCCCAGAGCAGCCGTCCGAACGGATCGGTCAGGACCTGCACGTTGATGCCGTGAGCCTTTTCCAACCTGACGGTGCTGGTCGCGTGTTATGGCTGAGCGCTTCAGATGGCGGATGAGCGCTCTGGTTGGCGGGGCTGAGTACTTCGGTTGGCGAGCGGTATGGCGGGGATGGACTCGGCTGAGGTGTGACGGCCAGCAGTCGGCGGTCCGGATCCAGGTATACGCCGGTTCTGTCCTCCCGTAACGTCATCGTCTCAAAGATGCCGCCGGGCTGATCGACCAGTTGCTCACACGTGTCCATCCCGGAGACGGAGTCATGGGGTTGTCCCGGCACCCGCCGCATTCCCCGCAGGCTGGTCACCCCATGCTGAGTGGGCGATCAGGTCGTGCCAGTCGGACAGTGTGCCTTCCGGCAGATGGCGGCGCAGTACCTGGCCGGGAAAGCTCAACGGGCTGGCCTTGGCCGGGTTCTCCAGGGCCTGCGCGACGATCGCGTCGGTGATCGCATAGGCCAGGTCGTCCCGGGGGAATGCGGCGTGGACACGGTCCGCGAAGCCTGGCGGCAGTTGCTCCCCGCCGCGTCCCAGCACGTCAACGGCGGCGCCTGCCTGGGTCAGCGCGACTTCCGGACCCTTGCGGTGCGCAATCCCGTCCGATGTGTGCAGCGCGATGGCGTCCCACACCACCGCGACCCGCGCCTCGTCTGCCCCGTGTTCCCGCAGGAACCGGGCGGCCAGGTCGGCCCCGTCCACCTCGAACCGCTGGCCTCCGTTGCCCTGCTCGCACAGGCCCAGATCGTGCAGGACGCAGCCCAGGAACACCACCTCGTCGTCGTAGTCGGCGCCGGGCCGCAGTCCCTGCAGGTCGGCCAGGGCGCGGGCGAACAGATAGCTGCGCACGCTGTGCCGGTACAGGAAGCCGGGCTCGGCGTCCGCGACGAACCGCAGCGCACGTGAGGTCAGTTCGGTACGCGGCAGGTCGAAGTCCGCACACGGGTCGGGGAGGGAAAGGTCCACAGTGGGCTCCTCAGCAGGTCGGGGTTGCTCCGATCCTGCGGCAGCTCCAGCCCCCCGGACAGTGGCTGGAATGCCAGCATGCGCTAACTTCTAGCCATGTCGGTCATCGCCATCCTTGCTCTCGACGGCGTCCTGCCCTTCGAGCTGTCCATACCCGGCCAGGTCTTCGGCACGGCCAACGAGGTCGCCGCCACCCGGCACTACCAGCTGCGAGTGTGTGCCCCCAACCCGACCGTCACCACCTCACCGGAACACGGAGCGTTTCGGATCCAGGTGCCGTACCGACTGGACGCCCTCACGGAGGCGGACACCGTCATCGTCCCCGCCCACGCCGGCTTCCTCGACCCTCCGCCCAACCTCGTGGTGACGGCCCTGCGCGACGCGGCAGCCCGCGGCGCCCGCATGGCCTCGATGTGCGTCGGCGCGTTCACACTCGCCGCCACCGGTCTACTCGACGGGCACAAGGCAACCACCCACTGGCAGTACGCGGACGAACTCACCCGCCGCCATCCGCGCGTGGCCGTGGACAGCGGTGTCCTGTTCGTCGACAACGGCGCCCTGATCACGTCAGCCGGCGTCGCCGCAGCGCTGGACCTGTGCCTGCACCTGGTCCACCGCGACTTGGGCGCGGACTGTGCGGCGGCTACCGCACGCCGCACAGTGATGCCGTTGCAACGCGACGGTGGGCAGGCCCAGTTCATCGAGCCGTCCCAGACTGCGACGACCGGCACCACCCTGCTGAGCCCGACACTGCACTGGATGGCCGGCAACCTGCACCGCCCGCTCACACTGGCAGATATCGCGGGTCACGCGGCGATGAGCGTGCGCAGCCTCAACCGACACTTCCGCGCACAGACGGGCACCACGCCGCAGCAGTGGCTGCTGCGCGCTCGCGTCCGCCGCGCCCAGCAACTCCTGGAGACGACCGACCTCCCGGTCGAGCGCATCGCCGACGCGAGTGGCTTCGGCTCCGCAGTGACGCTGCGCCACCATTTCGCCCGTGTGGCAGGCACGTCACCGCACGCGTACCGCACTGCGTTCCAAGCACGGTGACGCCCAACGCGAACAAGTGGCACCTGACTCGCAATGTCACGCCGCTCGCCAACTGAAGTGCTTGACCCCGCCACCACAAGCGCTCACCCGCCAGGTGAAACGCTCAGTCACACTTGTTGGACAGCTCTGCAGAACAGCGAAGCTCCTGGTAGACGGGTTCTCGACCAAGATCGCCCGCAGCCACCAGGAGCTTCGCGTGCTTGCCTACCCGTCGTCGATTGACCTGTCCAGTCGCACCTTGCGGTGCCTGGCCGGACACCTCGCCGTCCGGCGAGGGGAGGTCGGGACCCGGTGGCGGCGGCTCACCACCGGACGGCAGGCCCTCCTCGCCCTGGCGCATCTGCGGTGCGGTGACACCTACGCCCAGCTCGCCGCCGGGTTCGGTATCGGCATCGCCACCGTGTACCGCTACATACGCGAGGCCGTCGAAGTGCTGGCCGCGCTTGCGCCCACCCTGGCCGAGGCGATGCGTGTCGCACCCCTCCCTGACATCGTTGGGCGAGACACCCCGGCGTGATCAGTTAGCCTGGGTGGACGAGCGAGCAGGAGAACCACCCGTATGACCAGCACTAGGTCCTGTCTGAAGTCCAGATCACGAATGTGTGGGATCGCCTGCGCGCGACGGGGTGTCCTTGGTAGTTAAGTGGCCATGGCGCGAGGCGATCTCACCGACGAGCAGTGGTCCCTGATTGAGCCCCATCTCCCGATCGCCGCGGTCGGGCCTATCCCCGACCTGCGGAAATACTTCAACGCGGCGATGTGGCGCTTTCGGACCGGCAGCCCGTGGCGCGACCTGCCGGAGGAGTTCGGCCCCTGGCAGAGTTCCTACGACCGCTTCCAGGTCTGGGCGAAGCAGGGCATCTTCCAGAATCTGATGGAGATGGTGATCGCGGAAGCTGCCGCCCGCGACCAGGTCGACCTGGGGCTGGTCAGCGTGGACTCGGCGACAGCACGGGCACACCACCATGCCGCCGGGATGATCCTGGATCCGGAGCAGCTGGCAGCCCTGGAGGCGGCTGTCGAGGCCGAAAAGGGGGTTTGGTGGAAGGACAACAGCCGCAAGACCGGCAGGAAGAGGACCCCGCCCGCGAGGAGCGACGCCGGGTTCGCCGACGGTACCGGATCCGCTTGACCGCCGCTGACCTGGGGCGTTCGAGGGGTGGGCTGACCAGCAAGATTCATCTGGCGGCTGACCGGCGCTGCCGTCCGCTGGCGTTCGTGCTCACGCCCGGGCAGTGCGGTGACAGTCCGCAGTTCGTCCCGGTGCTGGAGAAGGTGAAGGTCCGCGGGCCGGTCGGGCGCCCGAGGACCCGGCCGGACGCCATAGCCGGCGACAAGGCGTACTCGTCCCGCAGCAACCGTGCTCACCTGCGCAAACGCAACATCAAGGCCGTCATCCCGGAGAAGAAGGACCAGGCCGCCAACCGGAAGAAGAAAGGCCGCAAGGGAGGCCGCCCCGTCAGCCACGACTCCGCGCTCTACAAGGAGAGAAACACCGTCGAGCGGTGCATCAACCGTCTCCGAAACTGGCGGGGCATCGCCACCCGCTACGACAAGACCCCAACCAGCTACGAAGCCGGACTGCACCTGTGCGGTGCGATGCTCTGGCTCCGCAGCATCACACCGCCCTCATGATCCGAACTTCAGACAGGACCTAGCGGCCCCGGTCCCGATCCGGCGCCGAAGCCGAAGCGCCGCACCTTCACCGCCGAGTACAAGCTGAGGATCGTCGCCGAGTACGACGCCGCCCCGGCCGGCGAGAAGGGTGCCGTCCTGCGCCGCGAGCGCCTGTACCACTCCCACATCATCGAGTGGCGGGCCGCCCGCGACGCCGGCGCGCTCGCGCAGCTGACCGACCACCGCACCAGCCCCGCCCGCCCCAGGAAGCACCCTGCGGAAGCCGAGAACGCCAGGCTGCGGCGGGAGAACGAGCGGCTGCGCACGGAGGTGGACCAGAAGAACGCGGCACTGGAGGTGCTGGGAAAAACACACGCGCTCTTGCAGTCACTCTCCAGGGGCGCGGGCTGAACCAGGTCCTGGACGGTCACCTGCACCTCGCGGTCGAGGAGTTGAGGCTGCTGGTGGGCATCGTGGACGCCTGCCGGATCACCGGACGCTCCCGGGCGACCCACCACCGACGGGCTCACCCCAGGCCGCCGGCGCCCACGCGACCGCGTCCGGCCCCGGTCACCGCACTGTCGGCCACCGAGCGGGCCGCGGTGCTGGCGCTGATGAACAGCGACGAGTACGCGGAGCTGCCGCCGGCGCAGATCTACGCCCGCGAACTGGACGAGGGGCGCTACCACTGCTCAGAGCGCACGATGTACCGGATCCTGAAGGAGGCCGGGCAGGACGGCGAGCGGCGCCGGATCGCCACCCACGGCGCCAAGACCGTGCCCGAGCTGGTCGCCACCGCGCCTTCGCAGGTGTTCACCTGGGACATCACGAAGCTGGCCGGTCCGGACAAGGGCATCTGGTACCACGCCTACGTCATCATCGACATCTACAGCCGTTACATCGTCGGCTGGACGGTGGAGCGGGCCGAATCGGCCGAGCGGGCCGAGGAGTTGATCCGCGAGACCATCGAGCGCAACGGCATCGTGCCCGAGACCGTGCATGCCGACCGGGGCACCTCCATGACCTCCAAGAAGGTCTCGCAACTGCTGATGGACCTCGGAGTCACCCGCAGTCACTCACGCCCCAAGGTCAGCAACGACAATCCCTACAGCGAGGCACACTTCAAGACCACCAAGTACCAGAGCGACTTCCCGCAGAGGTTCGACTCGCTGACGCACGCCCGGGAGTGGATGGACGGCTTCATCAGCTACTACAACCACGTCCACCGACACTCCGGGATCGGCTACCACACACCGGCCAGCGTGCACTTCGGCACTGCAGAGCTGGTACGCGAGCAACGAGCCGTCACCCTCCAAGCGGCCTACGAACGGCATCCGGAGCGGTTCAACCGACGCCCCGTCCCGCCATCGATCCCCCGCCAGACATGGATCAACGATCCCACCGGGTGTGTCCAGTAGACGGCTGATCCAGTTTTTGTAGGGGTCAGTTGGCGGCCGGGGTGAGCCGGCCTTCGAAGGCGATCTGGAAGGCGTTCAGGGGCGCCTTCCAGCGCATGGTCCACCGCTTGCGGCCCTTGCCGGTCGGGTCCAGCGACATGAGGGCCATGTAGACGCACTTCATGGCCGCGGCCTCGTTGGGGAAATGGCCGCGGGCGCGTACTGCCTTGCGGATGCGGGCGTTGACGGACTCGATCGCGTTCGTCGAGCAGATGACCTTGCGGATCTCGACGTCGAAGGAGAGGAAGGGCACGAACTCGGCCCAGGCGTTCTCCCAGAGCCGGATGACCGCCGGGTACTTCTTGCCCCAGGCTTCCTGGAACTCGCCGAACCGCTCGGTCGCGGCGGCTTCGTTCGGCGCCGTGTAGACGGGCTTCAACGCCTTGGCGATCTTGTCCCAGTCCTGTCGGGCCGCGTGCCGGAAGGAGTTCCGCAGCAGATGAACGACACAGGTCTGCACAATCGTTCGAGGCCAGACGGCCTCCACCGCCTCGGGCAGGCCCTTCAGTCCGTCGCAGACCAGCATCAGGACATCGTCGACGCCCCTGTTCTTCAGGTCCGTGAACACGCTCAGCCAGTACTTCGCGCCCTCGCCGCCGTCACCGGCCCAGATCCCCAGGATGTCGCGGTGGCCCTCGGCGGTCACGGCCATGACGACGTAGATCGGACGGTTTGCCACCTGCCCGTCCCGGATCTTGACGTTGATCGCATCCACGAACAGCACCGGATAGACGCGGTCCAGGGGGCGGTTGGACCATTCCGCCATCCCGTCCATCACCCTGTCGGTGATCGTGGAGATGGTCGCCTTGGACACGCTCGCGCCGTAGACCTCGGCCAGGTGGGCGGAGATTTCCCCGTGCGTCAGTCCCTTCGCGGACAGCGACAGCACCATTTCGTCCACCCCGGACAGGCGCCGCTGCCGCTTCTTGACGATGGCCGGCTCGAACGTTCCGGCCACGTCCCGGGGGACCTTGACCTCGACCGGGCCGACATCGGTCAGCACCGTCTTCGCCCGCGTCCCGTTGCGGCTGTTGCCACTGCCCCGACCTTCGGCGTCATGCTTCTCGTATCCGAGGTGATCGGTGATCTCGCCCTCCAGGGCGGACTCCAGCACCCGCTTGGTCAGCTGCTGGAGCAGCCCACCCTCCCCAGTCAGCTGCAGGCCCTCCGACCGGGCCCGATCCACGAGCATCGCAACCAACTGCTCGTCACTCGCCGCCACGGCCCCCGCCGTCGGCTCGCTGCCCGGTATCTGCTCGATGGTCGTGTCGCTCATCTGGCGTCTCCTTGATCATCGGATCCGCCGATCATTGAACACTCCCATCCCACCAAGCGACGCCATGAACCGTTCCGGGTTTGGTAGGGACTCGATCATTTGAGAGGATCGAGTCATGGCACGTTCTTCCCATTACCCGCTTGAGCTGCGCCGTCGTGCGGTGCGGATGGTCGCCGAGGTGCGGCCGGATTACGACACCGAGTGGGCCGCGTTGAAAGCGGTCGCCCAGAAGCTGGGCATCGGCACGACCGAGACGCTCCGCAAGTGGGTGAGGCAGGACCAGGTCGACGCCGGAGTGCGTCCTGGCGTGACCACCGAGGAATCGGCCGAGCTGAAGCGACTGAAGAAGGAGAACGCCGAGCTCAAGCGGGCGAACGAGATCCTGAAAGCCGCGGCGTCTTTCTTCGCGGCCGAGCTCGACCGGCCACACACACGCTCGTAGCGTTCATCGACGAGCACAAGGGCCGCTTCGGCGGTGTCGAGCCGATCTGCCGCGTGCTGACGATGCACGACTGCAAGATCGCCCCCTCCACCTACTACGCCCACCACCAACGCCAGGCCGCACCGTCCGCCAGGACCGTGCGGGACAGCGAGCTGAAAGAGCTGATCCAGCACGTCTACGACACCAACTACCGCGTCTACGGGGCGAGGAAGATCTGGCGGGAGCTGAACCGGCAGGGCGTCACGGTGGCCCGCTGCACCGTCGAGCGCCTGATGCGGGAACTCGGCATCGCAGGAGCGGTCCGCGGCAGACGTGTGATCACCACGCTTCCCGGCGGCCAGGCCGACCGGGCCCCCGACCTTGTGGACCGGGACTTCATCGCCGGCGCCCCGAACCGCTGCTGGGTCGCGGACTTCACCCACGTGAAGACCTGGGCCGGCGTCGTCTACGTCGCCTTCGTCGTGGACACCTTCTCCCGCCGGATCGTCGGCTGGTCCGCGGCCACCGTGAAGGAGACGGTCTTCGTGCTGGACGCCCTGGAGATGGCGATCTGGCAGCGCGACCGCGACCAACACCCCGTTCAGCCAGGCGAGTTGATCCATCACTCGGACGCCGGGTCGCAGTACACGAGTTTCCGGCTCGCCGAGCACCTGGACGCAGCCGGCATCGCCGCCTCGATCGGCTCGGTCGGCGACGCCTATGACAACGCTTTGATGGAGAGCACGATCGGCCTGTTCAAGACCGAGCTGATCAAGCCCCGACGGCCATGGAAGACGCTGTCCGACGTCGAGCTCGCCACCGCCGAGTACGTCGACTGGTACAACCACCGACGACTCCACGGTGAGATAGGCCACGTCCCGCCCGTCGAATACGAGAACAACCACTACCGAGCAACCACGAAACCCCAGGTCACAACCAACATCTGAGATCTCTACCGAACCCGGAACGGTTCATTCCACGGCAATTCCACGTACTGGAGGCACCTGAAGTCTAGCGGCACCATTCCACCTGACTCCAAGGAAGCCTACGATCAGGCTGCCCAGAAGTTGAGGAGTCTGGCCGGACTTACCCTCGATGACGACGTCCGAGACTTGGTCGATACCGCCAACGACACGGTCAGTCAACTGAACCTTGGAGTGGTGACACAGAGTGGCACCCCCCGGAAGACCGTTCCACAGGCGCGCTACGACCTTGAACGGGCGCAGTACGCGGCGGCCTCACGACTGCGAGAGGTCTACAAGACAAACGGCAACTCCGCATAGCCGCAACTGACCACCGGCGGTTGTGACCTGCGGCCGCGCCGGCGTCGCGCAGCCACCCTCGGACGCCGCCTCGTAGGCTGGCGCTGCTGCCCCGGCCGATCGGGACCCTAGGGGGTGTGCGTGCCCTCAGTCTTCGGTGCTGCCGCCTGTGCCCGTGTGCCGTTCATCGCGGCGTTGTCGCGCGCGGTGTGAGCTCGCTCCTGGATGCTGGTGCCGAACTCGCTCCATCCGAAGAACATCGCTATAAACGCGGCCCCCGTTGCCGTCGCGAAGGCCGCCGTGGCCAATAGGCGGGCCATGCTCGCTGGTGGGTACGCGAAGATCCTCACGTGGGTGTCTATTGCGAGGTCGGCGCAACGCCCGGCCCACAATTCGAAGCCTTGCGCGGCCCGCGCGAGGAGCACCGCCAAAGCCGCGAAGAAGAGGGCAGTGAACAGCAGCCCTCCTCCGCTACGTTCGAGCCAGCCAGCATGCGTTTCCCCGCCGAGGGGCTTGCCTTGGATGGCCAGGCGGAAAAACCCGGCACCGCAGGCGGCGGTCAGGAAGAGGGAGACAACGAGAGGCGTGCCAATGCCGTCGTAGTCGTCATCTGGGAGGCTGGATCGGCTCTCTCTGTCCGACGAGGTGCGGCGGTGGGAGGGTGCGAAGTTATTGACGATGTAGCCAAAGAAATTCCCGCCCACGAAGGTACCCGGGCCGCGGTTCGTCTGGTTGACGACCTTCTTGTGGTCCTCGGGAGGGGGCTCGGTCACGCGGTGGGCCCGCCGTGGTTGATCGTCAGACCGCCGTGGTTGTCACCGCCGATGAAGACACCCTCCCCCGTGTTGTGCTGGTTGTAGACCGTGGGCCCGGTGGCGGTCAGGGCCTTGAACTCGGTGATCGCCTCCGGGAAGGCGTCGAGGTGCGCGTGGAGGAGCGGGATCACGCGCTCGGCGAGCTCCTCCGGCGTGGCCTCCTGATCGTCAAGCATGGCGATCACAGCGTCCTGCTCGGCAGCCGTTCCACGATGCATGAGCGTACGCACCTTCGTGCGGACCCAAGTGGCTCCGCTGGTGATGGCTCCGGCGGCCAGAGTGCCACCCGCCCCGCCAGCGACCTCAAGAGCAAAATCCGGAAGACTCACGGCAGTTGATTCCCCTTGGTCGTACAGATGAGAGCCACACGGTACCGGCGGGCACGTCGCGTGGACGGGCCTTTCAAACATGTTGTCCGTCGCCGGGACGTCTGACGACGGCCCGGCTCCCTGTCGCTGCACGAAGCGCGTCATTGCCAGACCGCAGCCACGCTCCAAGCAGGACAGCCCGGACAGCTTTCCTCGGAGCTGTCCGGGCTTTTTCGCTGGTCAGAGCCACAGTGGGACAGATGGGACAGCCGGCCCTGCAACGGCTGATCACTCAGGGGCAACCTGACGCCAGATCCGCATGCAGGTTGGTGCGTCCTTCAAAATGCCCACCTCGGCGCCAAAGGACCGTCCATCGGGGTGGCTGAAGGCAAAGTGGAAGCTGCGGTTCGCTGCGTCAGTCTCGGATCGAGACAGCGTGAGGCTGTCGCCCTCCACGCCGTACTGACTCGCGATGCGTTGCTTCGCCACCGCAACAGCGGTCTCCTCTGAGATCACATCCCCCCAGTGGTCGCCCTGAGAGCGTCCCCGGAGCTTTGAGTAGAGCTCCTTGACTGCCGCGGAGACAGCTAGCGTTGCAACGCCTCCCAGGCCGCTGGAGCTCATCTCAAGGACGAACTCCATGAACGAAGATGAGGCACCCCAGTTGGTGACGCCCTGCCGAGCACTGATGTGACTCATGACCGGGTACTCGGCTCCAGGGAGCCACGTCAGAGCCTCAAGTTCCTTGATGACGTCGTCCGCCGGCATCTGGAAGGTATCGAGGCTGAGAACCCAAACCTGGTCTGGTTCCGACGTGGGGTGTTCGGTGAGCTTCACGACGAAGGTAGCTGTTATGTATTCCACTGTTCTCCGCTGCTCATCGCTTGGGTAGTTCGCAGCAGAGTAGCCACTGATGGGTGGCCATACGGGGGTTTTGTGGGCCTCACCTCGGCCACCACCCACCTAACTCCCTTCCCGTCTGCCGTCGACCCACACACCGTGGAGCGGGCCCGGTGCCGTGTCCTCCCGAGCAGGCGAACTCCTGACGTGACCTGGGAGTGCACTCCCAGGTTTCCCGTCGAGGCATGAGCCGGACCACCGCCCACATCGGCGGGCTCCGGGGCGCGCAGTTAGCCGCCGCGGCGGATTCCCTGCCGACGCGGTCTGCAATTACGAGAAGGCTGGCTTGCTGTCCGCCCTGTGACGCACGGCAGCCAGCTATCGCACCAGCGACGAGGCCGCCGTCGACGGCTGAACTCACCCAGGGTGGCTAGTGTCGGGGCAGCGGCTGCGCGGGATTCGCGACCTGCCGGCCATCCGCAACACCGGCAGTCCGGAGCGGGCCTGCCAGTCCTGACCCTTGGCGGAGCGTGCGGGGTGGTCCCGTCCGAACGAGGCCGGACGCAACCAGAAGTGCAACCAGACCTTGTTCGTCACCCGGAACCGAGCGGTTGCGACACAATCCGGCAGCGCGCCGATTCGAGACACCCGGGACAGCGCTCAGACGGGGGCAGGGACCACGGCCTCCTGCACCTCCACCAGCTGGAGCACTCGCTCCATCTCGGCG encodes:
- a CDS encoding IS256 family transposase, encoding MLVDRARSEGLQLTGEGGLLQQLTKRVLESALEGEITDHLGYEKHDAEGRGSGNSRNGTRAKTVLTDVGPVEVKVPRDVAGTFEPAIVKKRQRRLSGVDEMVLSLSAKGLTHGEISAHLAEVYGASVSKATISTITDRVMDGMAEWSNRPLDRVYPVLFVDAINVKIRDGQVANRPIYVVMAVTAEGHRDILGIWAGDGGEGAKYWLSVFTDLKNRGVDDVLMLVCDGLKGLPEAVEAVWPRTIVQTCVVHLLRNSFRHAARQDWDKIAKALKPVYTAPNEAAATERFGEFQEAWGKKYPAVIRLWENAWAEFVPFLSFDVEIRKVICSTNAIESVNARIRKAVRARGHFPNEAAAMKCVYMALMSLDPTGKGRKRWTMRWKAPLNAFQIAFEGRLTPAAN
- a CDS encoding IS3 family transposase, yielding MRLLVGIVDACRITGRSRATHHRRAHPRPPAPTRPRPAPVTALSATERAAVLALMNSDEYAELPPAQIYARELDEGRYHCSERTMYRILKEAGQDGERRRIATHGAKTVPELVATAPSQVFTWDITKLAGPDKGIWYHAYVIIDIYSRYIVGWTVERAESAERAEELIRETIERNGIVPETVHADRGTSMTSKKVSQLLMDLGVTRSHSRPKVSNDNPYSEAHFKTTKYQSDFPQRFDSLTHAREWMDGFISYYNHVHRHSGIGYHTPASVHFGTAELVREQRAVTLQAAYERHPERFNRRPVPPSIPRQTWINDPTGCVQ
- a CDS encoding GlxA family transcriptional regulator → MSVIAILALDGVLPFELSIPGQVFGTANEVAATRHYQLRVCAPNPTVTTSPEHGAFRIQVPYRLDALTEADTVIVPAHAGFLDPPPNLVVTALRDAAARGARMASMCVGAFTLAATGLLDGHKATTHWQYADELTRRHPRVAVDSGVLFVDNGALITSAGVAAALDLCLHLVHRDLGADCAAATARRTVMPLQRDGGQAQFIEPSQTATTGTTLLSPTLHWMAGNLHRPLTLADIAGHAAMSVRSLNRHFRAQTGTTPQQWLLRARVRRAQQLLETTDLPVERIADASGFGSAVTLRHHFARVAGTSPHAYRTAFQAR
- a CDS encoding HD domain-containing protein; the protein is MDLSLPDPCADFDLPRTELTSRALRFVADAEPGFLYRHSVRSYLFARALADLQGLRPGADYDDEVVFLGCVLHDLGLCEQGNGGQRFEVDGADLAARFLREHGADEARVAVVWDAIALHTSDGIAHRKGPEVALTQAGAAVDVLGRGGEQLPPGFADRVHAAFPRDDLAYAITDAIVAQALENPAKASPLSFPGQVLRRHLPEGTLSDWHDLIAHSAWGDQPAGNAAGAGTTP
- a CDS encoding IS3 family transposase (programmed frameshift), producing MARSSHYPLELRRRAVRMVAEVRPDYDTEWAALKAVAQKLGIGTTETLRKWVRQDQVDAGVRPGVTTEESAELKRLKKENAELKRANEILKAAAFFLRGRARPATHTLVAFIDEHKGRFGGVEPICRVLTMHDCKIAPSTYYAHHQRQAAPSARTVRDSELKELIQHVYDTNYRVYGARKIWRELNRQGVTVARCTVERLMRELGIAGAVRGRRVITTLPGGQADRAPDLVDRDFIAGAPNRCWVADFTHVKTWAGVVYVAFVVDTFSRRIVGWSAATVKETVFVLDALEMAIWQRDRDQHPVQPGELIHHSDAGSQYTSFRLAEHLDAAGIAASIGSVGDAYDNALMESTIGLFKTELIKPRRPWKTLSDVELATAEYVDWYNHRRLHGEIGHVPPVEYENNHYRATTKPQVTTNI